CCCTCCTTCCGTGTTCTAGGACACGTACGACCTCTTTGTACAGTTCGCCGGCTTTTTTCTCGGGATCGTTCGCCTTCATGATCTCCGCCGATAGAGAAATGCCGGAGCAGCCGCACCCTGCAAGAAAGCGTATATTTGCGAGCGTTATGCCGCCTATGGCAACGGACGGGATCGTTATCGAACCGAGAGTTTTTCTGATGCCTTCAGGACCTATGACGACCGCGTCAT
Above is a genomic segment from Synergistaceae bacterium containing:
- a CDS encoding thiamine phosphate synthase; its protein translation is DAVVIGPEGIRKTLGSITIPSVAIGGITLANIRFLAGCGCSGISLSAEIMKANDPEKKAGELYKEVVRVLEHGRRDSNGSNR